The following proteins are encoded in a genomic region of Brachypodium distachyon strain Bd21 chromosome 1, Brachypodium_distachyon_v3.0, whole genome shotgun sequence:
- the LOC100829439 gene encoding LOW QUALITY PROTEIN: serine carboxypeptidase II-3 (The sequence of the model RefSeq protein was modified relative to this genomic sequence to represent the inferred CDS: deleted 2 bases in 1 codon; substituted 3 bases at 3 genomic stop codons): MCYRLIEQWPVGSPAEALEQRAMKSIALVFFLLVLVQSVALSSGTAAGXTRRRRTRQGDYLHRLRWSPPWSESTMENTAVSTTKTDRRGASPPPAAVRSKEADRVERLPGQPAASVGEFPQYAGYVTVHAAAGRALFYYLAEPVGTGNGSSGSKPLLLWLNGGPGCSSLGYGAMQELGLFRVMSDGKTLYRNPYSWNHAANVLFMESPAGVGYSYSNTTLDYSQSGDNKTAEDAYLFLTNWMERFPEYKGRDFYVTGESYAGHYVPQLAHQILRHKPPSINLKGIMIGNAVINDWTDKKGMYDFYWTHALISDDTADAITKNCNFTAGKSRSPXCNKAIFEATEEPGDINIYNIYAPMCQSRKLVSPPITPSIESFDPCTDHYVEAYLNDPDVQKALHANVTRLNHPWSACSVRFGYWVDSAPTVLPIIRELMKNNIRVWVYSGDTDGRVPVTSTRYSLNQLQLPVAEKWRPWFSSTKGNGEVGGYVVQYKGDLSLVTVRGAGHEVPSYQPQXALVLVQYFLAGKALPECKNCT, from the exons ATGTGCTACCGGCTAATAGAACAGTGGCCGGTCGGCAGTCCGGCAGAAGCACTCGAGCAGCGCGCCATGAAGAGCATCGCGCTAGTCTTCTTTCTGCTGGTGCTCGTGCAAAGCGTGGCGCTGAGCtccggcacggcggcggggtgAACAAGGCGC CGGCGGACGCGGCAGGGCGACtacctccaccgcctccgctgGTCACCGCCGTGGTCAGAGTCGACCATGGAGAACACAGCGGTTTCGACGACCAAGACGGATCGGAGAGGGGCCTCGCCCCCACCGGCAGCAGTCAGGAGCAAAGAGGCGGACCGCGTGGAGAGGCTGCCTGGACAGCCTGCAGCAAGCGTCGGCGAGTTCCCGCAGTACGCCGGGTACGTGACGGTGCACGCGGCCGCTGGGCGAGCGCTCTTCTACTACCTCGCTGAACCCGTGGGCACCGGCAACGGCTCTTCGGGGTCGAAGCCGCTCCTCCTGTGGCTGAACGGCGGGCCCGGGTGCTCGTCGCTCGGGTACGGCGCGATGCAGGAGCTGGGCCTGTTCCGCGTCATGAGCGACGGCAAGACGCTCTACCGCAACCCCTACTCCTGGAACCACG CGGCGAACGTGCTATTCATGGAGAGCCCGGCGGGGGTGGGGTACTCCTACTCCAACACGACGTTGGACTACAGCCAGAGCGGCGACAACAAGACGGCGGAGGACGCATACCTCTTCCTCACCAACTGGATGGAGCGCTTCCCGGAGTACAAAGGCCGCGACTTCTACGTCACCGGCGAGAGCTATGCCGGACACTATGTGCCCCAGCTCGCCCACCAAATCCTCCGCCACAAGCCTCCGTCCATCAACCTCAAAGGCATCATG ATTGGGAACGCGGTGATCAACGACTGGACGGACAAGAAGGGGATGTACGACTTCTACTGGACGCACGCGCTCATCTCCGACGACACGGCCGACGCCATCACCAAGAACTGCAACTTCACCGCCGGCAAGTCCAGAAGCCCCTAGTGCAACAAGGCCATATTCGAAGCCACCGAGGAGCCCGGGGACATCAACATCTACAATATCTACGCGCCTATGTGCCAGTCCCGCAAGCTCGTCTCGCCGCCCATCACCCCCTCG ATCGAGAGCTTCGATCCGTGCACAGATCACTATGTGGAGGCCTACCTCAACGATCCGGACGTGCAGAAGGCGCTCCACGCTAACGTCACCCGCCTCAACCACCCATGGTCAGCCTGCAG TGTGCGATTTGGGTACTGGGTGGACAGCGCCCCAACTGTTTTGCCCATTATCCGCGAGCTGATGAAAAACAACATTAGGGTCTGGGTGTACAG TGGAGACACTGACGGGAGAGTGCCGGTGACTTCGACTAGATACTCTCTCAATCAGCTCCAGCTACCTGTGGCTGAAAAATGGAGGCCATGGTTCAGCAGCACCAAG GGTAATGGCGAGGTGGGTGGATACGTTGTGCAGTACAAGGGCGACCTCAGCTTGGTAACAGTGAGAGGCGCAGGCCATGAGGTCCCAAGCTACCAGCCCCAGTGAGCGCTTGTGCTTGTCCAGTATTTCCTAGCAGGCAAAGCACTCCCTGAATGCAAAAACTGCACTTGA
- the LOC112269959 gene encoding uncharacterized protein LOC112269959, protein MASGAGDKVGAPQGMAAASPLLGRPTRPGVCFVVHFTGGSAGSAASAPLRLSSETAPSTLSTVASRAKKGAGAEDGPDGELDDGKVEVVYQFLTKEAEHCLSLLKMVPPSAKSTEAVAGLEKYLSELAGAAFKGEVDKDKGVQGFIGRVYRLIELTYESCPSCPRVTSPTTEEEFVTYFMDLGHHAPEIAGSFAFMDEADLGHYLQAADSDKAYLATIAVAMNLVRLVVNRVGSSSIQGLLQQQQPAAAPTNRPARWT, encoded by the exons ATGGCTTCTGGAGCAGGCGACAAGGTTGGGGCGCCCCAAggcatggccgccgcctcacCCCTTCTCGGCCGGCCCACTCGCCCGGGCGTATGCTTCGTCGTCCACTTCACCGGAGGTTCTGCTGGCAGCGCGGCCTCCGCCCCCCTGCGCTTGTCGTCCGAGACTGCGCCGTCGACCCTCTCGACGGTCGCGTCCAGGGCGAAGAAGGGCGCCGGTGCTGAAGACGGCCCCGACGGGGAGCTTGACGACGGCAAG GTCGAGGTGGTTTACCAGTTTCTGACCAAGGAAGCCGAGCACTGTCTGTCGCTGCTCAAGATGGTGCCCCCGTCCGCCAAGTCGACGGAAGCCGTTGCTGGCCTCGAGAAGTACCTCTCGGagctggccggcgcggcctTCAAGGGAGAGGTTGACAAGGACAAGGGGGTGCAAGGCTTCATCGGCCGTGTGTACCGCCTGATCGAGCTCACATACGAGTCTTGCCCCTCCTGCCCAAGGGTGACGTCGCCGACCACCGAGGAGGAATTCGTCACCTACTTCATGGACTTGGGGCACCATGCGCCCGAGATTGCCGGCAGCTTCGCCTTCATGGATGAGGCTGATCTGGGGCACTACCTCCAGGCAGCAGACAGCGATAAG GCTTACCTTGCTACGATTGCCGTGGCGATGAACCTCGTGAGGCTTGTGGTCAATCGCGTCGGTTCCAGCAGCATCCAGGGCcttctgcagcagcagcagccagcagcagcccctACCAATCGCCCCGCAAGATGGACTTGA
- the LOC100829748 gene encoding uncharacterized protein LOC100829748 — MGEECKGGSPAPLVVRGEDDGEVDEAAAAEKLYEDVPPMPLMALNHISRLCKSVDASVRFYVRALGFVLIHRPPALDFSGAWLFNYGVGIHLVQRDDARRAPDVSPAAGELDPMDNHISFQCEDMGAMERRLKEMGIKHMKRTINEEEGSPIDQLFFKDPDGFMIEICNCENLELVPAGALGRLRLPRDRHNPPLRIPTDAAAADD, encoded by the exons ATGGGGGAGGAGTGCAAGGgcggctcgccggcgccgctggtgGTGCGCGGAGAGGATGACGGAGAGgtcgacgaggcggcggcggcggagaagctgTACGAGGACGTGCCGCCGATGCCGCTCATGGCGCTGAACCACATCTCCAGGCTCTGCAAGTCCGTCGACGCCTCCGTCCGCTTCTACGTCAGGGCGCTCGGCTTCGTCCTCATCCACCGCCCTCCCGCCCTCGACTTCTCCGGCGCATG GCTTTTCAACTACGGGGTCGGGATCCATCTGGTCCAGCGAGACGACGCGCGGCGAGCCCCCGACgtcagccccgccgccggcgagctcgacCCCATGGACAACCACATCTCGTTCCAG tGTGAGGACATGGGGGCAATGGAGAGGAGGCTGAAGGAGATGGGGATCAAGCACATGAAGCGGACCATCAACGAGGAGGAAGGGTCGCCCATCGACCAGCTCTTCTTCAAGGACCCCGACGGCTTCATGATCGAGATCTGCAACTGCGAGAACCTCGAGCTCGTCCCCGCTGGCGCCCTCGGCCGCCTCCGGCTGCCCCGCGACCGCCACAACCCGCCGCTCCGCATCcccacggacgccgccgccgccgacgactaG
- the LOC100831214 gene encoding protein transport protein SEC31 homolog B, whose product MACIKSAQRAAMTALAPEAPYLAAGTMSGAVDMQFSASANIEIFRLDWKSDSADLPLLAAAPSPDRFHRLCWSRPGAADGDSFSLGLLAGGLSDGSVAVWNPLSMISSEGQAEDAMVARLEKHTGAVCGLEFSELTPNRLASGAEQGEVCIWDLKNPSEPVVFPPLKTVGSSAQAEISCLTWNPKFQHILASASTNGMTVVWDLRNQKPLTSFSDSNRTKCSVLQWNPDMSTQLIVASDDDNSPSLRVWDVRKTISPVREFVGHSKGVIAMSWCPYDSSFLLTCSKDNRTICWDTVSGEIISELPTSSNGNFDIHWYRKIPGVIAASSFDGKIGVHNLEFSSLYAAGDYAVGAPARPRAPAPKWLKCPTGASFGFGGKLVSFHPAEGAQVGTSEVHVHNLVIEQSLVSRSTEFEAAMQNGDKSSLRALCDKKSQESISDEDRETWSFLRVMFEDGDTARTKLLAHLGFNPPQEPTANATDELSKTLSDTLNLDHSPLNDSTETQFLVDNGDDFFNNPQPTETSLPEESVSRNGQQIEQEMPGNVVPSDPSIDQSIQHALVVGDYKGAVNQCLAANRMADALVIAHAGGPALWESTRNQYLKNSISPYLKVVSAMVGNDLMSFVSTWPLNAWKETLALLCTFAQKEEWNVLCDTLASRLLSVGDMLAATLCYICAGNIDKAVEIWSRNLRSEDGGKTYVDLLQDLMEKTITLALATGHKRFSASLSKLVENYAELLASQGLLKTAMEYLKLLGSDEHSHELAILRDRIAFSTEENAAPRSSVPERINNSSSYLPNQPSYTTDPPQNPYQVPQQYNVPSNTYSEVYQPQPNTAYPSYGSGYQPQQPTHMFVPRNTPVDAQPSSTPVSAPQQTVKTFTPANLPALKNPEQYQQASSTLASQLFAAPGNSSYTSGPPAPFPSGPPTTYHQPMPPAQYQAVPPVPSVPGTNPNQMFTPAVPTNSTSRFMPPSNQGFVQRPGLSPAQPSSPTQSQAPPQSAVAPPAPPPTVQTADTSNVSAELRPVIATLTRLFDETSKAMGSSQAKKREIDDNSKKLGALFAKLNMGDISPNVSSKLIQLCGALDSNDFATAIQLQILLTTSDWDECNFWLSALKRMIKTRQNFRM is encoded by the exons ATGGCGTGCATCAAGAGCGCGCAGCGGGCGGCGATGACGGCGCTGGCGCCGGAGGCGCCgtacctcgccgccggcaccaTGAGCGGGGCCGTCGACATGCAATTCTCGGCCTCGGCCAACATCGAGATCTTCCGCCTCGACTGGAAGTCCGACTCCGCCGACCTGCCCCTACTGGCCGCGGCCCCTTCCCCGGACCGCTTCCACCGCCTCTGCTGGTCCCGCCCgggcgccgccgacggggACTCGTTCTccctcggcctcctcgccggcgggctcAGCGACGGCTCCGTCGCCGTGTGGAACCCGCTCAGCATGATCAG CTCCGAGGGGCAAGCGGAGGACGCCATGGTCGCGCGGCTCGAGAAGCACACTGGGGCG GTTTGCGGATTGGAGTTTAGCGAGCTCACACCGAATCGGCTCGCTTCAGGGGCTGAACAGGGTGAGGTTTGCATCTGGGATCTCAAAAACCCCAGCGAGCCTGTCGTGTTCCCACCACTCAAG ACTGTTGGCTCGAGTGCTCAAGCTGAAATATCTTGTTTAACTTGGAATCCTAAGTTTCAACATATCTTAGCATCAGCTTCTACTAACGGGATGACAG TTGTCTGGGATTTAAGAAACCAGAAACCATTGACTAG CTTTTCAGATTCAAATAGGACAAAATGTTCTGTTCTCCAGTGGAATCCAGACATGTCCACTCAGCTAATCGTTGCGTCAGATGATGATAACTCTCCTTCTTTGAGA GTTTGGGATGTGAGGAAAACCATCTCACCTGTACGGGAATTTGTGGGACATTCAAAAG GTGTAATTGCTATGTCGTGGTGCCCCTACGATAGTTCTTTCTTGCTTACTTGTTCCAAGGACAATAGAACAATATGCTGGGATACTGTTAGTGGAGAG ATTATCAGTGAGCTACCGACAAGCTCTAATGGTAACTTTGACATTCACTGGTACCGAAAAATTCCAGGTGTCATAGCAGCATCGTCATTTGATGGGAAAATTGGCGTACACAACTTAGAG TTCTCTAGCCTTTATGCTGCTGGTGATTATGCTGTTGGTGCCCCAG CACGCCCAAGAGCTCCAGCACCAAAATGGTTAAAATGCCCCACCGGTGCATCGTTTGGCTTTGGGGGTAAACTTGTTTCTTTCCATCCGGCTGAAGGCGCACAGGTGGGTACTTCGGAG GTGCATGTACATAATTTGGTGATCGAGCAGAGTCTAGTAAGCCGGTCTACTGAATTCGAAGCTGCTATGCAGAATGGGGACAAAAGTTCATTGCGTGCTCTGTGTGACAAAAAATCTCAAGAATCTAT ATCTGATGAGGACAGGGAAACATGGAGCTTCTTAAGGGTTATGTTTGAGGATGGGGATACTGCCAGGACCAAATTGCTTGCTCATCTTGGGTTCAATCCACCTCAAGAACCAACCGCGAATGCAACTGATGAATTGAGCAAAACATTGTCTGATACACTTAATCTTGATCACAGCCCACTGAATGATAGCACGGAAACCCAATTTCTTGTTGATAATGGTGATGATTTTTTCAACAATCCTCAACCTACAGAGACTAGCTTACCTGAGGAATCTGTGTCTAGAAATGGCCAACAGATAGAGCAGGAGATGCCTGGAAATGTTGTCCCATCTGACCCATCAATTGACCAAAGCATTCAACATGCATTGGTAGTTGGAGACTACAAAGGGGCAGTTAATCAGTGCCTTGCTGCGAATCGTATGGCTGATGCTTTGGTTATTGCCCATGCTGGTGGTCCTGCTCTATGGGAAAGCACAAGAAATCAGTATCTTAAGAACAGCATCTCGCCCTATTTAAAG GTTGTTTCTGCCATGGTTGGCAATGACTTGATGAGTTTTGTGAGTACATGGCCATTGAATGCATGGAAGGAAACACTTGCGCTACTGTGCACA TTTGCCCAGAAAGAGGAGTGGAATGTTCTTTGTGACACACTGGCATCCCGACTTCTGAGTGTTGGTGATATGCTAGCAGCGACCCTTTGTTATATTTGTGCTGGAAATATTGACAAAGCTGTGGAAATATGGTCTCGCAACTTGAGGTCTGAAGATGGTGGGAAGACTTATGTGGATCTTCTCCAG GATTTGATGGAGAAGACTATTACTCTCGCCCTTGCTACTGGTCATAAGAGATTTAGTGCATCTCTATCTAAGCTTGTTGAGAACTATGCTGAGCTATTGGCCAGTCAGGGCCTTCTTAAAACGGCGATGGAGTACTTGAAGCTTTTGGGATCAGATGAACATTCACATGAGCTAGCAATACTGAGAGATCGAATTGCATTTTCCACAGAAG AGAATGCTGCTCCCAGGAGTTCTGTTCCAGAGAGAATTAACAACAGTTCCTCCTACCTCCCGAATCAACCGAGCTACACCACAGACCCTCCTCAGAATCCTTACCAG GTGCCTCAACAATATAATGTACCAAGCAATACATATTCAGAAGTTTACCAGCCACAACCAAATACAGCCTATCCAAGTTATGGCAGTGGATATCAACCTCAACAACCAACCCATATGTTTGTTCCTCGGAACACACCAGTGGACGCCCAG CCAAGTTCAACTCCAGTATCCGCTCCGCAGCAAACAGTGAAGACATTTACTCCTGCAAACTTGCCAGCTCTCAAAAACCCAGAGCAATATCAGCAAGCGAGTAGTACCTTGGCCTCCCAACTTTTCGCG GCTCCTGGAAATTCATCTTATACATCTGGACCACCCGCCCCGTTCCCAAGTGGACCTCCCACCACATACCATCAGCCTATGCCTCCTGCTCAATACCAGGCTGTTCCACCGGTCCCTTCTGTACCAGGAACAAACCCTAATCAGATGTTTACTCCTGCCGTTCCAACAAACTCAACTTCTAGGTTTATGCCGCCAAGTAATCAAGGTTTTGTTCAGCGACCAGGTTTGAGTCCTGCACAACCCTCAAGTCCAACACAGTCACAAGCACCCCCGCAGTCTGCTGTTGCCCCTCCTGCACCTCCACCCACTGTGCAGACAGCTGATACATCGAATGTGTCAG CTGAGCTGAGACCTGTTATTGCGACACTGACCAGACTATTTGACGAGACATCCAAAGCCATGGGAAGCTCACAAGCTAAAAAACGTGAAATTGATGACAACTCGAAGAAGCTTGGAGCATTATTTGCAAAACTCAACATGGGGGATATATCTCCAAATGTTTCGTCAAAGCTTATTCAGCTGTGCGGTGCACTTGATAGTAATGATTTTGCCACTGCGATACAACTTCAG